From one Planktothrix agardhii NIES-204 genomic stretch:
- a CDS encoding glycine betaine/L-proline ABC transporter, ATPase subunit: MSDPKPKIRIEHLIKIYGDNCSAALKLFSQGANRETILQATGQVLGIADVSFTIDPGEIFVVMGLSGSGKSTLIRCINRLITPTRGHIYIDDEDIAYIDEKRIRQIRLTKVSMVFQHFGLFPHRTVADNVEYGLKLLGMSKTQRRNKALEALEVVGLAQWADYRPSALSGGMQQRVGLARALATDAEILLMDEPFSALDPLTRREMQNELLRLQKELNKTIVFITHDTQEALKLGDRIAVMKEGVIVQLGTPKELLNQPTNDYIRDFIQDVNRGQILKAGTIARPTICLILGEDLEPETLKQIQKQNLQRIYILNSDQEPIGFIDPEQLDLAIQQDIKNITNKLIQTNFSQVKSTVPLEDIFHLYRNEQSLVVVDETGKFKGVLESADVLASISKFT; this comes from the coding sequence ATGAGTGATCCTAAACCCAAAATCCGCATCGAACATCTGATCAAGATCTATGGAGATAATTGCTCTGCCGCCCTGAAGCTGTTTTCACAGGGAGCTAACCGAGAAACTATCTTACAAGCCACAGGTCAGGTTCTCGGCATTGCCGATGTATCTTTTACCATTGACCCAGGGGAAATTTTTGTGGTGATGGGTTTGTCCGGTTCGGGTAAATCGACTCTTATTCGTTGTATTAATCGTTTGATTACACCAACCCGGGGACACATTTATATTGATGATGAGGATATTGCTTATATAGATGAAAAACGAATTCGTCAAATTCGTCTTACTAAAGTATCAATGGTATTTCAGCATTTTGGGTTATTTCCCCATCGAACCGTCGCGGATAACGTAGAATACGGGCTGAAGTTACTTGGGATGAGCAAAACCCAACGCCGGAACAAAGCCTTGGAAGCCTTGGAAGTCGTGGGGTTAGCTCAATGGGCAGACTATCGACCCTCTGCTTTGAGTGGGGGAATGCAACAAAGGGTTGGGCTGGCTCGTGCTTTGGCAACGGATGCCGAGATTTTGCTGATGGATGAACCGTTTAGTGCCCTCGATCCCTTAACTCGCAGGGAGATGCAGAATGAATTATTACGACTTCAGAAAGAGTTGAATAAAACCATAGTTTTTATTACTCACGATACTCAAGAAGCCCTAAAATTAGGCGATCGAATTGCGGTGATGAAAGAGGGGGTGATTGTTCAACTTGGGACACCAAAAGAACTGTTAAATCAACCGACTAATGACTATATCCGTGATTTTATTCAAGATGTTAATCGCGGGCAAATACTCAAAGCAGGAACCATTGCCCGTCCAACTATTTGTTTAATTCTTGGTGAAGATTTGGAGCCAGAAACACTCAAACAGATACAGAAGCAAAACCTCCAGCGCATCTATATACTCAATTCTGATCAAGAACCTATTGGTTTTATTGATCCAGAACAGCTTGATCTAGCAATTCAGCAAGATATTAAAAATATTACCAATAAATTGATACAAACCAACTTTTCCCAGGTTAAATCCACAGTGCCTTTAGAAGATATTTTTCACCTTTACCGCAACGAACAAAGCCTAGTTGTGGTTGATGAAACCGGAAAGTTTAAGGGAGTTTTAGAATCGGCAGATGTCCTTGCTAGTATTAGTAAGTTCACCTAA
- a CDS encoding DNA modification methyltransferase, putative, whose protein sequence is MINALEQQFFSYEHIAGEIPCNLESEKFITVQRKPPLKIYSLGFQPAKFIPEIPRWFLKKYASPSFTVLDPFCGSGTTLLEAIQQHISGYWLDYHPLSRLICQVKTTVFSPLDVLEATTQIIEKASTQKFASSTINFANKDFWFQQPVQEGLEILREHILLAKSTLQPLLWLAFASTVRKTSNMNDGMILAARRPHIEKIPDRSRLDVFQYFQHYVKQSIEAFVEWNPFLKRFGAQIQQLSSQDARQLPEPLKVDAIITSPPYINAIDYVWASKFELHWLGLVGHDQERLNLYSQEIGTERIPKQECKELGKTGYLHLDQLIEDIYFGKKYQATSGQNQLRSRVVYQYFMDMKEHFLQSLQVLKQGGYYCFSVGDVSNICGVEIPVAYFLSEIAFDLGFKQIFTFNLLLKNRRLNLPRNVDWAGTIKHDTTIVMEKIN, encoded by the coding sequence ATGATCAATGCACTTGAACAACAGTTTTTTTCCTATGAACATATTGCAGGGGAAATTCCTTGTAATCTGGAGTCAGAAAAATTTATAACAGTTCAGAGAAAGCCACCTCTAAAAATCTACTCTTTAGGATTTCAACCTGCCAAATTTATTCCCGAGATTCCCCGTTGGTTTCTCAAAAAATATGCTTCGCCTTCCTTTACTGTACTTGATCCATTTTGTGGATCAGGTACAACTTTATTGGAAGCAATTCAACAGCATATTTCAGGTTATTGGTTGGACTATCATCCTCTCAGTCGTTTAATTTGCCAGGTCAAAACCACTGTATTTTCACCCCTAGATGTTTTAGAAGCAACAACCCAAATTATTGAAAAAGCATCGACCCAAAAGTTTGCGTCATCGACTATCAATTTTGCAAATAAGGATTTTTGGTTCCAACAACCCGTACAAGAAGGTTTGGAAATTTTAAGAGAACATATCCTCTTAGCCAAATCTACCCTTCAACCCTTACTCTGGTTAGCGTTTGCCTCTACAGTTAGAAAGACTTCCAATATGAATGATGGGATGATTTTGGCAGCCAGACGTCCCCATATTGAGAAAATCCCTGATCGTTCCCGTTTAGATGTATTTCAATATTTTCAACACTATGTTAAACAATCCATTGAAGCGTTTGTGGAATGGAACCCTTTCTTAAAAAGATTTGGGGCTCAAATTCAACAACTCTCATCTCAAGATGCTCGACAACTTCCAGAACCTTTAAAAGTTGATGCAATTATTACTTCTCCACCCTATATTAATGCAATTGATTATGTTTGGGCTTCTAAGTTTGAACTGCATTGGTTGGGCTTAGTAGGTCATGACCAAGAACGTTTAAATTTATACTCTCAAGAAATCGGAACTGAACGAATACCTAAGCAAGAGTGTAAAGAATTAGGAAAAACTGGCTATTTGCATTTAGATCAGTTGATCGAAGATATCTATTTTGGGAAAAAATATCAAGCAACTTCGGGTCAAAATCAACTTAGATCCAGAGTTGTTTATCAATATTTTATGGACATGAAAGAGCATTTTTTACAGAGTTTACAGGTATTAAAACAAGGAGGATATTATTGCTTTTCCGTGGGAGATGTTAGTAATATTTGTGGTGTTGAGATACCCGTTGCTTATTTTTTGTCAGAAATAGCTTTTGACTTAGGTTTTAAGCAAATATTCACTTTTAATCTTCTGTTGAAAAATCGACGTTTGAATCTTCCAAGAAACGTTGATTGGGCAGGGACGATTAAACATGATACTACTATTGTTATGGAGAAAATAAATTAA
- the proX gene encoding glycine betaine transporter periplasmic subunit, whose translation MIKQRLKKSILLVLTTIFLIGLISFSSGAQTTTNSALPGNAITIRLGTSDWIEDFFQTEIVNIGLGRLGYKTAPLVAVAYPALYTAVANGDLDIAPVFGDPGHNEFYKNAGGEKKLEKVGLLFPLTQGYQIDKKTADKYGITNLQQFQDPKIAQLFDSDGDGKADLVGCDPGWSCELEMKHHLDAYKLRDTVKINQGNYTALLADALTRYKQGKPFFSYAYSPFWLGQVLKVGQDVIWLEVPFTASNIENLTAKDTSVNGKNLGMVQGKYRVIANKEFLAKNPSVKHFLELVKIPYEDMIQESYRIKNGENKPQDIRRHAEEWVKQNQDVFDGWLAQINRSSNNLVENSSNIGNNTNSKNPQGLNILLNPFQLYTIPLDKWITGGINFLVDNFRPFFQTIRIPISWVLTQIHGLLLAIPPLISLLLISLMTWKIAGQSIGIYSLLALTLIGFLGLWEAAMVTLALVVTAVIFCIIVGIPLGVACARSDRFEQAFRPLLDAMQTLPTFVYLVPVVMLFGIGEVPGVIATIIYALPPLIRFTNLGIRQVSADVVEAAYAFGSTPGQILWEVQIPLAIPTILAGVNQTVLFALGMSVIASMIAVPGLGLTVLQGMGRLDVGMAAVGGLGIVLLAILLDRITQAMGKSNNS comes from the coding sequence ATGATCAAACAACGCCTAAAAAAATCAATTTTGTTAGTTCTGACAACTATATTTCTGATCGGTTTAATCAGTTTTTCCTCCGGCGCACAAACGACTACAAATTCTGCTCTACCCGGAAATGCTATTACTATTCGTTTAGGGACAAGTGATTGGATTGAGGATTTTTTTCAAACTGAGATTGTTAATATTGGGTTGGGGAGACTCGGCTACAAAACAGCCCCACTGGTGGCGGTAGCCTATCCAGCCCTGTATACCGCCGTCGCTAATGGTGATTTAGATATTGCTCCTGTCTTTGGAGACCCCGGACATAACGAATTTTATAAAAATGCTGGCGGTGAAAAAAAGTTAGAGAAAGTCGGTCTACTTTTTCCTCTCACACAGGGCTATCAAATTGATAAAAAGACTGCCGATAAATATGGGATTACTAACTTACAACAATTTCAAGATCCAAAAATTGCCCAACTATTTGATAGCGATGGAGATGGCAAAGCCGATCTGGTTGGTTGCGATCCCGGTTGGAGTTGTGAGTTAGAAATGAAGCATCATTTGGATGCTTACAAATTGCGGGATACTGTGAAAATCAATCAGGGAAATTATACCGCCTTACTTGCCGATGCCTTAACTCGTTACAAACAAGGAAAACCGTTTTTTTCCTATGCTTATAGTCCTTTCTGGCTGGGTCAGGTGCTAAAAGTCGGTCAAGATGTTATTTGGTTAGAAGTTCCTTTTACTGCCTCTAATATTGAAAATCTTACCGCCAAAGATACATCTGTAAATGGGAAAAATCTGGGGATGGTTCAAGGTAAATATCGAGTGATTGCCAATAAGGAATTTTTGGCAAAAAATCCATCGGTAAAACATTTCTTGGAACTGGTTAAAATTCCTTATGAAGATATGATTCAGGAAAGCTATCGGATTAAAAACGGTGAAAATAAACCCCAAGATATTCGTCGTCATGCCGAAGAATGGGTTAAGCAAAATCAAGATGTTTTTGATGGCTGGTTAGCTCAAATAAATCGGAGCAGTAATAATTTAGTAGAAAATTCATCAAACATAGGAAATAATACTAACAGCAAAAATCCACAAGGACTGAATATTTTACTAAATCCCTTCCAACTTTACACCATTCCTTTAGATAAGTGGATTACAGGCGGCATTAATTTCCTGGTGGATAACTTTCGTCCCTTTTTCCAAACCATTCGTATTCCTATCAGTTGGGTATTAACACAAATTCACGGTTTATTGCTGGCAATTCCCCCTCTGATTTCTTTACTTTTAATTAGCTTGATGACCTGGAAAATTGCCGGACAAAGTATAGGAATTTATAGCCTGCTTGCCCTAACTTTGATTGGTTTTCTTGGGCTGTGGGAAGCCGCCATGGTTACCCTTGCCTTGGTGGTTACGGCGGTTATATTCTGTATTATAGTCGGCATTCCCTTGGGTGTGGCCTGTGCCCGGAGCGATCGCTTTGAGCAAGCATTTAGACCCCTGCTCGATGCCATGCAAACCCTACCAACTTTTGTCTATCTAGTTCCCGTGGTGATGCTATTTGGGATTGGAGAAGTTCCGGGGGTAATTGCCACGATTATCTATGCCCTTCCCCCCTTAATTCGGTTTACTAATTTGGGTATTAGACAAGTCTCGGCAGATGTTGTGGAGGCGGCCTATGCTTTTGGTTCAACCCCTGGACAAATCCTGTGGGAAGTGCAAATTCCTCTGGCCATACCAACAATTTTGGCAGGAGTGAATCAAACAGTATTATTTGCTTTGGGAATGTCGGTAATTGCTTCCATGATTGCAGTACCCGGACTTGGTTTAACTGTATTACAAGGAATGGGGCGTTTGGATGTGGGGATGGCGGCAGTGGGAGGATTAGGAATTGTTTTGTTAGCAATTCTGCTTGACCGGATTACTCAAGCCATGGGAAAATCAAATAACTCTTGA
- a CDS encoding MscS mechanosensitive ion channel: MEQLLNTLKNINIDVSGVPVGKILLVILILTITQVFRRFLIEAIIKRIEYLTRKTESTLDDELIAILKPALSWLILIGGFWLVKEILATNIGPQLGEAITKVLNLIVFFIVAYVIYRSASIFGQLIANVVLRTETELDELLRPLMPKIFQSTAIIVIAIKVSEIFLGQSAAALVGLLGGAGITLGLLLKDIVYDWFCTVIIYSDGLYREGDWVSVSGLQGFVQIMSIGFRTTTLHVYQWGSIVKMPNSRMITGIVENWSQNPGEELKWGISLTLKIDGISAKQTARICDAIREMPPSIPGLSKEMIVRFSKIENNARVINIVAFVNDDNLYFDAEKNLNLAILEMLEQEGIDFLYVDLRTDPENYKQSQKAANN; the protein is encoded by the coding sequence ATGGAACAATTGTTAAACACCCTAAAAAACATCAATATTGATGTTTCAGGTGTCCCCGTCGGCAAAATTCTTCTAGTCATTCTGATCCTGACAATAACACAGGTATTCAGACGATTTTTGATCGAAGCAATTATTAAACGCATTGAGTATTTAACCCGAAAAACCGAGAGTACACTGGATGATGAATTAATTGCTATTCTCAAACCCGCCTTAAGTTGGCTGATTCTGATTGGTGGATTTTGGCTCGTCAAGGAGATTCTGGCGACAAATATTGGGCCACAATTGGGCGAAGCAATTACTAAAGTTCTCAACTTAATTGTTTTTTTCATCGTTGCTTATGTGATTTATCGCAGTGCTTCGATCTTCGGGCAGCTAATTGCTAATGTCGTGCTGCGGACTGAAACCGAACTCGATGAGTTACTCAGACCATTGATGCCCAAGATTTTTCAATCGACAGCAATTATCGTCATCGCAATTAAAGTCAGTGAGATATTTTTAGGACAATCAGCAGCGGCACTCGTGGGTCTATTAGGGGGTGCTGGGATTACTTTAGGTTTGCTGTTGAAAGATATTGTTTATGACTGGTTTTGTACAGTTATTATCTATTCTGATGGTCTCTATCGAGAAGGAGATTGGGTTTCAGTCTCAGGATTACAGGGTTTTGTGCAGATCATGAGTATTGGATTTAGAACTACAACTCTCCATGTCTATCAATGGGGTTCAATTGTGAAAATGCCCAACTCCAGGATGATTACTGGAATCGTAGAAAATTGGTCACAAAATCCAGGTGAGGAATTAAAGTGGGGTATTAGTTTAACCCTCAAAATTGATGGTATTTCAGCCAAGCAAACCGCCAGAATCTGCGATGCTATTCGAGAAATGCCTCCATCTATTCCGGGGTTATCTAAAGAGATGATTGTTCGGTTTAGCAAGATTGAAAATAATGCCCGTGTGATTAACATTGTTGCCTTTGTTAATGATGATAATCTCTACTTTGATGCCGAGAAAAATTTGAACCTAGCTATATTAGAAATGCTAGAACAAGAGGGTATCGATTTCTTGTATGTGGATCTCCGAACCGATCCCGAAAACTATAAACAAAGTCAGAAAGCTGCGAACAATTAA
- a CDS encoding MscS mechanosensitive ion channel, with the protein MSDILIILAEVSLVIIIFLFLIALVRNSSQLLVKFSIFKSDDSRLKNLRRNITRLLVLIGLVLCIVIVGANSFLLYQGKNIQQYTLNLISRIPPGFWITFGIGIAESIGAVVVAVISLKLLKYWLKIASTRAKNIERSTADDESIDAFFTALYQRIRGGIWLWVIISCTQFLKLPAIISEYLYIALRIYLIIAVGLLILKAVAAIVDTLDILTLKYSNSDNLLRFYARLQHLIPLLKRCLEFVIYVCIATLVTQQIQLIAQLSTFGLRIIKIIAIVFLSQVLSEVIHLLVEEVVFKEQNLTEIQRSRRLTLIPLFKSLLQYLVYFTVGIFILYTLDINPTPILAGAGIVGIAVGLGAQTLINDIVSGFFILFENYYLVGDYIEAGKAEEKVVEGTVEAIELRTTRIRHPNGQLQIIRNGDMGSITNYSKQYIFAVVDVRVPYDSNLTHVYQVIEEVGQQLKANSTDILELTQIDGVESLSESNLLLRTLTKVKPGKHLQIQRILRKNFMDTLLQEGILLPANPKISED; encoded by the coding sequence ATGAGCGACATATTAATTATCTTGGCTGAAGTCAGCCTAGTGATCATTATTTTTCTATTCTTGATTGCGTTAGTTAGAAATTCATCCCAACTATTAGTTAAATTTTCAATATTTAAAAGTGACGATTCTCGACTTAAAAATCTGCGTCGAAACATCACCCGATTGTTGGTATTGATTGGCTTAGTGTTGTGTATTGTAATTGTCGGTGCGAATAGTTTTTTGCTATATCAAGGTAAAAATATTCAACAATATACACTCAATTTAATTAGCCGTATTCCCCCAGGATTTTGGATTACCTTTGGCATTGGTATTGCTGAAAGTATTGGTGCTGTTGTTGTAGCAGTAATTTCCCTAAAACTGCTGAAATATTGGCTAAAAATAGCCAGCACTCGCGCCAAAAACATTGAAAGAAGCACCGCCGACGATGAAAGTATAGATGCTTTCTTTACCGCCCTTTATCAAAGAATCCGAGGCGGAATATGGCTGTGGGTAATAATTTCCTGTACTCAATTTCTCAAATTACCTGCAATCATTTCTGAATATCTCTATATCGCACTGCGAATCTATCTAATTATTGCAGTCGGATTACTGATCCTAAAAGCCGTCGCCGCCATTGTCGATACCCTCGATATTCTCACTCTCAAATACTCCAACTCGGATAACCTGTTACGATTTTATGCTCGTCTCCAACACCTGATTCCATTATTAAAACGGTGTCTGGAATTTGTTATCTATGTCTGCATTGCCACATTAGTAACACAACAAATCCAATTAATCGCCCAACTCTCTACTTTTGGTCTACGAATTATTAAGATTATTGCCATAGTTTTCTTGAGTCAGGTGTTATCTGAAGTCATCCACTTACTGGTAGAAGAAGTTGTATTTAAAGAGCAGAATTTGACGGAAATTCAAAGAAGTAGACGCTTAACTCTAATTCCCTTATTTAAGAGTTTATTGCAATACTTAGTGTATTTCACCGTTGGAATTTTTATCCTTTATACCCTTGATATTAATCCCACTCCTATATTAGCGGGTGCGGGGATTGTCGGTATCGCTGTGGGTTTAGGAGCCCAGACCCTAATTAATGATATCGTCAGTGGCTTTTTTATTCTGTTTGAAAATTACTATTTAGTCGGTGATTATATTGAAGCGGGGAAAGCCGAAGAAAAAGTAGTAGAGGGTACGGTGGAGGCGATAGAATTGAGAACAACCCGCATCCGACATCCTAATGGTCAATTACAAATTATTCGCAATGGTGATATGGGTTCAATTACCAATTATTCCAAACAATATATTTTTGCCGTAGTAGATGTTAGGGTCCCTTATGATTCTAATTTAACTCATGTTTATCAAGTTATTGAGGAGGTAGGACAACAGTTAAAAGCCAATTCTACAGATATACTCGAACTCACACAAATTGATGGCGTAGAAAGTCTGAGCGAGTCTAACTTATTGTTACGGACATTAACCAAAGTCAAGCCCGGAAAACATCTTCAGATTCAGCGTATTTTGCGAAAGAATTTTATGGATACCTTGTTACAAGAAGGGATTTTACTTCCGGCTAACCCTAAAATTAGTGAAGATTAA
- a CDS encoding serine/threonine protein phosphatase: MLTRRIVIGDVHGHYDGLMTLLDRIAPNANDQVYFLGDLIDRGPKSAQVVNFVKNSPYQCLRGNHEQLMLNALPDEGKNPQAWQAWLYSGGLTTITSYQDLGIIPRDDVHWMASLPLYLDLGDVWLVHAGVHPKMSIKEQNEEEFCWIRREFHNIPKPYFADKLIIIGHTITFTFDGIEPGQLVQGQGWLGIDTGVYHAKSGWLTGLDITNKKVYQVNVMHHNQIRILPLNRAVTHLKPPSFLARLGYVRP, encoded by the coding sequence ATGCTGACTCGACGCATTGTTATTGGTGATGTACATGGCCATTATGATGGGTTAATGACCCTATTGGATCGTATTGCTCCTAATGCAAATGATCAGGTCTATTTTTTAGGGGATTTAATTGATCGTGGCCCTAAAAGTGCCCAAGTGGTTAATTTTGTCAAAAATAGTCCCTATCAATGTTTACGGGGCAACCATGAACAACTGATGTTAAATGCGTTGCCCGATGAAGGGAAAAATCCCCAAGCTTGGCAGGCTTGGTTATATAGCGGCGGTTTAACGACCATTACCAGTTATCAGGATTTAGGAATTATTCCCAGGGATGACGTGCATTGGATGGCTTCTTTACCTCTATATTTAGATTTAGGGGATGTTTGGCTAGTTCATGCGGGGGTGCATCCCAAAATGTCAATTAAAGAACAAAATGAGGAAGAATTTTGTTGGATACGGCGAGAATTTCATAATATCCCCAAACCATATTTTGCTGATAAATTAATTATTATTGGTCATACCATTACCTTTACTTTTGATGGCATTGAACCAGGACAGTTAGTTCAAGGTCAGGGATGGTTAGGAATTGATACGGGAGTTTATCACGCAAAAAGTGGCTGGTTAACTGGATTAGATATTACGAATAAAAAGGTGTATCAAGTGAATGTGATGCACCATAATCAAATTCGGATTTTACCTTTAAATCGGGCTGTTACCCATTTAAAACCGCCCTCTTTCTTGGCCCGATTGGGTTATGTTAGACCATAA